From the genome of Argonema galeatum A003/A1:
TTAATTCGTTAACGCCTGTTTCTCGCCCTTCATACAAAAAGGCACTAGCAGTCGTCACAAAACTGTATGAGAGCGTACCATTAGCAGGTATGTTCCATTTGACTGATGGTATAAATACCTGCGAAGGGTCAGCACTTCCAGCTTGAACGTCCGCTCTAATCAAAGCAGCGATCGCATCTGGATCGAAGAAAACTGATGAGCGACGACCCTCCCTTAAACCAGACAGTTGAAAGTGTTCAAATAATTGTTTATTGGAGAGCCTTGTTCCTTGAGACAAGTCTAGATCTGGGTTGTTGAAGCGATAGTAATCTGGATCGAATAGAAGCGATGGGCGTAGTCCCTGCTCTAAACCAGTATTTTGAAAGTCTGCAAACGCTTGGCGGGGGGTCACCCCAGCTTCACGCAGGGTGCGGTTATCGCGACGGTTGTTATCCAGGTAGTAGTTGACATCAAAAAACTGTGAAAAGCGCCGTCCATCGTCCAACCCGAACTGTTGAAAATGATTGAAAGCTTCCCGGCGAGTGTCAACTCCTGACACAACCAAGTCTGGATTGTTAGCTATGTAATATTCCAGGTCGAGATATGGTGAGAATTTTCGTCCGTCGTTATCCAGACCGAAGTTTTGGAAGTGTTCCAACAATTGCGTGTCGGTAACTATTCCCGCTACCGCCAAGTCTGGGTTGTTCCTTCGATAAAAATCGGGGTCAAAAAACTGCGTAACCGCCGTTCCACCTCCCCCACCCAGACCAGTAGTTACCAATAAATCGAACAAGTCTCTATTGCTCAGCCCAGACAGGTTCTGGTTGCTATTTCGATAGAAATTTAAATCGATAACTTGTGAAAAAGTTCGTCCTTCATTTACCCCAAAGTTTTGGAAGTGTTCAAACAATTGCTCATTGTTCAAACTTGCCAGGTCTGGGTTGCTATTTCGATATGTATTTAGATCGAAAAACCGTGAAAAAGGAAGCGCTTGAGGCACACCAACGTTTTGCAGGTTTTCCCACAATGCTCTATTGCTCAGTTCCCCCAGTCCGCTGTTGCTAGCTCGATAGTAATTCAGATCGAAGAACGGCGAAAGGGGACGCCCCTCATCCAGACCAGATGTTATCAATTGTTCCGCTAATTGTCTATTGCTTAGCTGCGCGAGATCTGAGTTTCTAGCTCGATAGAAATCGAGATCTAAAAACGGGGAGAAAGAACGACCCTCTTTTAAACCAACGCTTTGAAAATGATCCAACAATTGTGCATCCGTAACCAATCCCGCTTGCGCTAAATCTGGGTTGGCTTCTCGGTAAAATCCCACATCCAAAAACTGCGTGACCGGAGATTGAACAAAACCCCCAGAAAGTTGAAATTGCTCGAACAATTGTTCGTTGCTCAACCCAGCGAAGTTGGGATTGCTAGCTCGATAGGAATTTAAATCAATAATTAGTGAGAAGCTTCGCCCCTCAGCTAACCCAGATTTTTTTAAATGCTCAAACAATTGCGCCCTGTCCAACCCCGCTAGATCTGGGTTATTTTGTTGATAAAAATCTAAATCAATCAACGGTGAAAATCTGCGATTTTCTGCAACTCCAGCACTGAGAAACTGATTTATTAATTGTTGATTATCAAGGTTTTTTAACTCTGGGTTGCTATTGCGGTAGAAACTTAGATCGAAGAAGGGCGAAGCTCTGAGCCCTTGGCTAACACCAGTTGTCAGGAAGTGTCGCAATAAATCTCGATCGTTTAAGTTAGCTAATCCTGGATTGCTAGCTCTATAGAAACTATCATCATATATTTCTTCTATGTTCAAGGGCAAAACAACAGGTGGGAACATAATTTTTTCCTAGCAGATATAAACTGATACCTACAAATAGGGTGCCTACACTAGCACCCTACCTGTAATTTATACAGACGTAAAATCGGCACTGGTAATAGCTATAGATGGAACACCAGTCAACACAGCCAAATATTCACCAGTATTAGCAAGCCGGATGAAAGTATCGTTCGGGTTAGTGCCTGGGACAATCCTGATTTCGGGAAATGTCAGACCAAGAGCTAAACCAATCCTATCCTGACCATCCGTGAAATCAGTAATAGTGTCAATCATTTCTGGATTAAGACTACCTTGACCGCGAGCCACTACGAAAATATCGTTTCCAGGGCCACCATTTAATATATCTCTACCAGAAGCGCTGTTAATCCGGTCATCGCCTCCTCCGCCTGAAATGTTATTGGACAAATTGTTGCCCAATATTTCATCATTGCCCTGAGAACCTATCAGGTTTTCCAGCTCGAAGCCAAAAGCAAGGGTGGTGCCAAAGCTGTTAGTATTCAAGGCGAGCGGAGGGAGAGGCGTCTGGCTGGTACTATTAGGATTGGGAACAGAATAGGTAGCTCCGTTAAGGGCAAGCTGAGTTGTATTTTGACCTCCTTCATTCATGTCAAAGTAATAACCAAATGAAATCGATGGGAGTGCGGAAAAGTCGAAAGTATCAATTCCGCCGCTATCGAAAATTGTCTGCTTTACTCCATTTCTCCCGCCGCTCTGATTTAACCCAATAAAGTTGTTGAAGTCAAACCGATAAGTTGTATCCGTGCTGTTTAAATAACCCGCACCGTAGAGGTACTGCAAAGCACGGATATCATAGGACATCGGCGTACTTGCAAATGAGCCGTTGTATGTATTGGGAGAAATATTCCGGGTCATTACGGTGTTTGTATTGTTATCCTTCCCCACAGCAAGAGTTGGCTCAAAAAAGATGGGGTCTCTTTGTCTGTCGGGAAATTCCAAACCCAGAGCAGTACCGATTATGGAAAGCAAAGTTTCGTAGTTAAAACTGCCAGGACCCTGAGCGAAATCGACTCCGGAATTTAAATGCACGTCACCGGCGATACCCGAACCTGCAACATCTGAGGGCGCGTAGCCATAGCCCGCTCTATTCTGAGCGGCTGGCCCATCGGAAAGCATGATCCGGATGCGACCGACATTGGGAGGGTTGTCTGGAACCTCAATCACATTGATGCCCATCACTTCGTCATACTTTCGCAAAATATCGCGAGCATTGTTTTTAACAGCGTCGGACACTTCCCTAATCCCAGTCTCTTGTCCTTCGTACAAAAATGCACTCGCAGTGCTAACAAAGCTATACGTGAGGATGCCATTAGCTGGGATGTCGCCCCATCTGGCTGCATTTTGAAGCCACTGAGCTACTGGCCCATCCGAGTCTCGATTCGGTGGCGCAACTAAGGGAGCGATGTCATTTGGATTAAACAAAACTGACGCCGGACGTGCCAGTTGGAAACCGCTAAGTTGAAAATCTTCAAACGCTTGTTTGAACGTGGTTCCTCTAGCAGCCAAATCGGGGTTATTTGCTAAGTAATAAACCGGGTTAAATAGGATTGATGGGCGGCGTCCCTCATTAACACCAGAGTTTTGAAAGTGAGCAAAGGCTTGCCGAAAATTCATCCCTTGTTGACGCAAGTCGGGGTTGTTATCCAGATAGTATCTGACATCAAAAAATTGTGAAAATGGGCGTCCTTCGTTCAACCCGTAACGTTGAAAATGCTCGTACAATTCCCGCCGCGTATTCACTCCCGCCGTCAGCAAGTCTGGGTTATTATCTCCGTAGTATTCCAAATCCAGATATGGTGAGAATTTTCGCCCGTCATTATCCAAACCTAAGTTTTGGAAGTGTTCCAACAATTGTGTATCAGTAACTATTCCCACTACAGCCAAGTCTGGGTTGTTCCTTCGATAAAAATCGGGGTCAAAAAACTGGGTGGCGGCAGTTCCCCCTCCCCGACCTATACCAGTAGTTACCAATATCTCAAATAAGTCTCTATTGCTCAGTCCAGTCAGGTCTGGGTTGCTATTTCGATACACATTTAAGTCAATTACTGGTGAGAATGTTCGCCCCTCATTTAATCCAAAATTTTGGAAGTGTTCAAACAATTGCTCATTGTCTAAACTGGCCAGGTCTGGGTTGCTAGCTCGGTATAAATTTAGGTCGAAAAACGGTGATAAAGCCAGCCCCCCAGGCACACCGACGTTTTGCAGGTGTAACCACGATTCTCTATTTTCCAGTGTATCCAGTCCGGGGTTGCTAGCTCGATAGTAATTGAGATCGAAGAAGGGTGAAAGAGGACGCCCCTGATCGAGACCTGCGGTTATTAATTGTTCCGCTAATTCTCTATTGTTCAGTTCTCCGAGATCTGGGTTTCTAGAACGATAAAATTCAAGATCGAAAAATGGTGAAAAAGGACGACCTTCTTTCAAACCAAAATCTTGAAAGTGTTCCCACAATTGTTTATTATTCAAGGCACCCAAGTCTCGGTTGCCGTTCTGATAGAAACTGAGATCGAAGTACAACGAAAAAGGACGACCTTGAGGCAACCCAGTGGTTTGAAAATGCTCGAATAATTCTCTGTTGTTCAGCCTCAGTAAGTCAGGGTTTTTATTTTTATATTCGCTGATATTAAAGAACAGTGAGGCATCACGTCCCTGGTCTATCCCAGAAATGAGAAAGTTTTGTAATAATTGTTGATTAGTCGTGACATTTTCTTCTAGCAAGTTTTCAGCGTTTCGGGAGCGATATATATCGAAGTCGAAATATGGTGAAAATTCACGCCCTTGAGATAATCCGTTGAGTTGAAATTGCTCGAACAATTGTCTATAGTTCAAATTTGCCAAATCGGCGTTATTGTTTTTATAAAAATTTAGATCCAGCACGGGTGAGAAAGAACGAAACCCTTCCGCCACACCAAAGTTTCTAAAGTGCCGAAACAAATCAACATTGTCTAAATTGGCTAAATCTGGATTGCTAGCCCTATAGAAATCTAGATCGAAGAATTGTGAGAATTGGCGACCGCTAGCCAGACCTTGATTTAGAAAATTATCGAACAGTTGTCTAGGGGTTAAGTTTGAGTTAACAAATTCGGGGTTTGCGGCTTTGTAGAAGTTTACATCGAAGAAAGGGGAGAATCGGCGACCTTGGTTGATACCGAAATTTAGGAAATGTTGGAATAAATCTCGACTATTTAAGTTTGCTAAGTCTGGGTTAAAAGCTCGATAGAAATTTTCGTCATATATTTCTTGTGTATTTAAGGGGACAGCAGCAGTTGTCGGCATAGTTTTTTTCCTGGCAGATACAAGCTGGTATCAAGTCGATTTAATCATTGTAATATTGACTGCGGTTAAAACCGCACGAGTCGCGTTCGGGCTTCGTCAATTTATTGCAAAGCCCAAACGCTCCCGGATTAAACAAGTGTGAAGTCGGCATTAGAGATCGCGAAAGATGGAACACCTGCCAGTATAGCTAAGTATTCACCGCTGCTAGCTACCCTGATAAAAGTATCATTCGGATTGGTACCCGGAGTGATAGTGATGCGGTCAAATCTCAGACCAGCACTTAAACCAATCAGATCTTGACCATCTGTGAAGTCGGTAATAACGTCAGCCGATGCTGGACTTGGCCCCCCGTCGCTCGGAGCCATTATAAATATATCAGATCCGCTGCCACCACTTATTACATCTGCACCACCCGCGCCTGTAATTGTGTCATTTCCTGCTGCGCCTGCAATGTTGTTGGAGAAATTGTTTCCCAATATTTCATCATCGCCTTGAGAACCTATCAAGTTTTCTAGCTCAAACCCAAAACCAATAGTTGTGCCAAAGCTGTTAGTAGTGAATGTACCGAAGCTATTTTGATAGGTGGCTCCATTGAGGGCAAGTTGTGTGGTGTTGTAACCTCCTTCATTCATGTCAAAGTAATAACCGAATAGGGTGGATTGTAAGGCGGAAAAGTCAAATGTATCAATTCCGCCACCATCCCAAATTGTTTGCTTTATGCCATTTTGCCCATTTGATTCGTTTAGCCCGATGAAATTGTTGGCATCAAACCTATAGACTGTATCCCCATCGTTGAAATAACTGGCACCATATATTAACTGCAAAGCACGGATATCATAGGCCATCGGTGTGCTTGCAGGGGAACCAGTGTATGTTCCGGGGAACAAGTTGTAGGTCATTACGGTGTTGCTATTGTTATCCCTCCCTCCAGGGAGAACTGGCTCACCATCATCTACTTGGGGGTTATCATCAAAGGGATGTTGCAGGCCCAAAGCATGACCGATTTCGTGCAGTATCACCTCATAGCCGAAACTCCCAGGCCCACCCGAAAAATCTACCAAACTCGTATTGTTAGTTAAATGTACGTCGCCAGCAAGATTACCAGCACTGTTAATGTCAGCGGGGTCTCCGGGGTAGTAGGCATAAGCATAGACGTTTCCGTCAAGAGACTGCTGTATAGGCCCATCAGAAAACATGAACCGCAGCTGGCCGAAGTTGGGAGGTCTGTCTGAAACCTCAACAAGCTCGAATGGCAGTACGTTGTCATACTGTTGCAGCATATTGCGGATATTGTTCTTAATTTGGGGGCTCAATTCTCTGACACCGGATTCTGGCCCTTCGTATAAACCCGCACTGGCTGTGGTAACAAAGCTGTATGTGAGTACACCATTGGGCGGGACGTTCCATCTGAATTGCGGTATTTGTGACTGAGGTCGATTTATCTGAGTTGGGATGGTTCCGAGAATGAACGGCTCTATAAATCTTGGCACAAAAAAGATGGAGGCCGATCGTCTCTCGTTAACACCTGTGGTTTCAAAGTGTTCCAGCGCTTGTCTGTATGTGAGTCCTGTTCTAGCTAGGTCGGAATTGTTGGCTAGATAATATACTGGGTCAAATATCAGGGAGGGTCGTCGTCCCTCGTTTATACCAATGTTTACAAAGTGATCGAATGCTTGTCGCGGGGTCAACCCGGCTGCTCTTAGGTCTGGCTGATTAGCTAGGTAGTAGTTGGCATCAAAGAAGGGTGAAAATCTCCGCCTTTCATCCAAACCACGGCTTTGAAAATGATTGAACAATTGTTGATTGGTCAACCCTGCTACATCTAAGTCCGGGTTGCTTTCTCGGTAGGAGTTGATATCGAAGTATGGAGTAAATTTTCGCCCGTCATTTATACCAAAGTTGAGAAAATGCTCTAAATAGTCCCTATTAGTTGGAGGGGGGTCGGTAGGGTTTTCTCGTAGACCATTTGTTGGATCTTCTAGATCTGGGTTGTTATCCCGGTAAAAATTTACATCAAATAAGGGTAAGAACGGGCGTCCATCTTGTATACCAGCAGTCAGAAAATGTTCTAATAATTGTAGGTTGTCAAAGCCAACAAGATCCGGGTTATTCTGCTGATAGTAATTGAGATCGATCAAGGGTGAAAATCTTCGCCCTTCGTAAACCCCGTATTCGATTAGATGTCTGAATAATTGGTTGTTGTCTAAATTGTTCAGATCGGCGTTACTAGACCGATATAAATCTAGATCTACTACGGGTGAAAACGTCCGTCCTTGGAAAAGACCTTCATTTAAAAACTGATTTACTAATAGCTGGGTTCTAAAAAGACCTGAAACGTCTGTGTTGTTAGCTCGATAGTACGTAAAGTCAACAAACGGTGAAAATCTGAGTCTTGATGTGAAACCGCGATCTGCTTCTATAAAACCGTATGTCAATAAGTGGTTTAATGCCTCATCGTCGCTCAGTTGAGCTAGGTCTGGATTGTTTAGTCGATAGTAATTTGCGTCAAATATGTCTTCTAGGGTTAAGCGCGTATCTTCTTGAGCCATGATTTATCTACCTTTTTAAAGTAACTTTTGTCAGGTCTATTCAAGTAAGTAAATTCAGATCCCCCTAAATCCCCCTTAAAAAGGGGGACTTTGATGCTAGGTTGTAGGGTGCGTCAGACCCCAAAATTTTGGAGATAATCACTAATTTTATCGCTCTAACGCACCCTACTTAATGGGATCTTCCGTATTTACTATGCTATTTGAGCGCTTGTGCAGAGGAGCAGAGGAATAAAAATGTTATTTTTTTGAACAAAAGCATAACAACTCCGAAAGAGCCGTTTTTTGGGCAAAAGGGTATTTGGCAAAAGGGCATTAATTATTCTCTCCCGCTCTCCCGCTCTCCCGCTAGCCCTTAGTTTGATTTTTACTGGCGCGTTGGGCGCGGGCTTCAGCAGAAGCCATTACTTCAGCCATGTTTTCTAGCATTTCACCGGGGTGATTTTCTAGAACTCTGGTGGAAAGGGAAATTCGGCTTCTTCCTTCGTCGAGATCGACTATCATTGCTTTAATGGGCTGACCTACTTGAAAGAAATTGGGGAGGGATTCGATATAGGTTTGGCTGATTTGTTTGATGTGGAGCAGACCAGTGGTTCCTCCCATATCGACGAATAGCCCGAAGGGCTTGATACTGCTAATTTTACCCTCTACTAGCTGTCCTAGTTCCATTTCGCTAAATCGGGCAGATTGACTGGCTAGGCGCTGGGAAAGTACCAGTTTGTCGCGAGTTCGATCTAGTTCCAAAAAGCTGGTGGTTAAGGCTTGACCGATTAGTTCTGGCATATTATCTTTTTCGATTAGGTGACTTCGGGGAATAAAGCCGCGCAATCCGCGAACATCGACGGTGACGCCACCTTTATTTACGCCGATAACTTTCACTTGAACTGATTGAGTGTTTTCCTGCATCTCGGCCAGTTTATCCCAAGTTTGCTTAATTTCCAGCTCCTTTAGAGAAACTGTGACTTGTCCGTCTGCATCTTGCTCGCGGATAATTAAAAAGTCTTGTTCTTCGCCTAAAGGCAACAGGGCGGATAAATCGTCTACTTCTTTTAAGGTAACTTCTTGAATAGGCAGAAAAGCAGAGGATTTGGCACCAATGTCAATATACGCTCCATCGTTGGTGTATTCAAAGGCTTTGCCCCGTACTACTTGCCCTTTTTCAAAGTTGAAGTCTTGTTTTTCTAGGGCTTTGGCAAAATCATCCATAGAAAAGGATGTGTTGTTTGCTTGAGAAGGGGTCGAGTTGGGTTTCATCTTTCAATCAACTAGATTAGGTTAATTTTGATTAATTCAGTGGGGCGGGACTAAATATGGCATAGCCAATTATGTATTTTAGCGATCGCAGTTACACAGGTGCGCGGAGGCTAAAGTTGCTTTTCAGGACTTACGCATTTGCCCCCCTAACCCCCCAAATCTGGGGGGGACAAGACTTCTTTTCCCCCAGATTTGGGGGCACAGGGGCGCGATCGCTAAAGTTGTTTTTGCTATGACCGAACTCGAAGGGCGACCACCCTTAGCATTTTACCTTTGGCTGTAATGAATTCTTGTCTTAGATCTGAGCTAAGAACGGCTGCAAAGCTTCTACAACCTTTGGGACATCCTCATTCACTTGAAGTTTTCACTAAGAGCTGAAACAACTGTTTAACCTGAGTCCAAGCAGCTTCTGCTGCTGTTGCATCGTAGCTACCGCGACGATCGCAGAAAAAACCGTGGTCAACACCATCGTAGCGAAAGACACGATGGTGAATGTGATGTTTTGTTAATTCTGCCTCAATTTGGTCAACCTGTTCGGCTGGAATGCTGGCATCGAGGATGCCAAAGAAGGCGTAGAGAGTGCCTTTGATGTCTTTGGTGCGGGTAATGGTGGGTTCGCCGCCGCCGGGAGTGCGAGTGGTAATGCCTGCGCCATAGAAAGAGGCGGTGGCTTTGATATCGGCTAAAGTTGCGGCAAGATAGGCAACGTGACCGCCAAAGCAGAAGCCTATGCAGCCAAAGCCGTCCTTTTTTACCTGAGAAAGGCTCTTAAGATAATCTATTGTGGCTTGAATATCGCTCAGCAGTTCTGATGCCTTGGTTTGTTGCGCGTAGTCCCGGCCAATTTGGATGTCGTCTGGGGTGTACCCAGTCTCAAAACCGGGGGCGATGCGCTGAAAGATTGCGGGTGCGATCGCAGTATACCCTTCCTTAGCAATTCGTTCCGTTACGTCCCGGATATGTTCGTTTACCCCGAAGATCTCCTGCAATACTATAACCGCTGGGAAAGGCGCTGGGCCAGTTGGCTCAGCATAGTAAGCATCAATTTGCAAGTCCCCATTGGTAACTTTGATGTTAGATGTGCGAATCTGTATGTCTGCCATTGTGATTTTGATCTTCGTGATGTCACCGTTTAGATTCTAGATTGAGAAGGCGGCAGAGATTGATATCTCACCCGGCTGGGTTATTTTATTTTTGTCCATATTCGGTATGATGCCTTTCCAGATAATCTATGCTAATGAGTACGGATTACCAACCTTGCTGGCGCTAATTTGTTTGCGCGATAACAATACACTGAATATATAGATAAAAACTCAGTTTTATGGTGCCTACCGTCAAATTATTTTCTCAATTACTGGATGTGAGTCCTTGGAGGCTCTAATATGGTTCAATTTCATATACAGCCGGATAGTGAAATTCCGGCATCAACTCAGCTATTTAATCAAATCCGGTTTGCGATCGCATCCCGTCAGTTTCCCCCCGGACACCGCCTCCCCAGCACTCGCGCCCTCGCCATGCAGACGGGTTTGCATCGCAACACCATTAGCAAGGTATATCGTCATTTAGAAGAAATCGGACTGGTGGAGTCCCTGGCGGGGTCAGGAATTTACGTCCGCGCTCTAGGTCACGAAGGGGGAGGTAGACTAAAATCTGCGATCGTAGAACAATATCCCCAAGCCAACAAAATCGTCCAGGAAAGCTTGGATAAGCTGCTGGGAGAGGGTTGTACCCTCAGTCAAGCCAGGGAGCTTTTTTTGGGAGAGATTGACTGGCGCTTGCGTTGCAGTGCGAGGGTCTTGGTGACTGCGCCTACCCAGGATATTGGCGTTGGCGAGTTGATGGTGCAGGAATTGGAACAAGCGCTCAAAATTCCGGTGCAACTGGTGCCTTTGGAGCAATTAAGCCTATTTCTGGATCAAACTCATGGTGGTACGGTGGTGACCAGTCGCTATTTTATCGGAGAAGCAGATGCGATCGCAGCACCTAAATCTGTCCGCGTCATCCCCGTAGATATCTACGACTACAGCACAGAAATTCAGCTAGTTAGGAGTTTACCAAAAGACAGTTGTGTTGGTCTTGTTAGCCTCAGTTCTGGTATTTTGCGGGCGTCAGAAGTGATTATTCACAGTCTCCGGGGTGAAGATTTGTTGGTGATGACGGCTCAAAAAGGAGATACTTATAAACTTAACGCATTGGTTCGCAGTGCCAGAACAATTATCAGCGATCAAGCTAGTTTCGCTGCGTTGAAAGCTGCTGTTGCAGAAGCGAGAGACGATTTGATTCGTCCGCCTCAATTAATCTGCTGCGATAACTATATTGGGCTTAAGTCGATTAATTTGCTCAAGCGGGAGTTGGGTTTGGGGTGATCGATCGCGAAAATAGAATACAACCTAACAAACAGCGCCAAACAATCATAGGATAATCAAATGATCGCCACCCAAATCCGTTTGTGGACTGTAGAAGAATACCACCGGATGATCGACGCTAATATTCTGACTACCGACGATAAAGTTGAACTTCTAGAAGGTCGAATTGTCCAAATGAGTCCCCAAAGTCCACCTCACGCAGGTACAACTCAACGCACCGATTATTATCTCCAAAATCTACTCCGAGATCTTGCCAATATTCGAGTCCAGTTACCCATTACCCTGTCTACCTCAGAACCAGAGTCGAATATTGCTGTAGTTCGCATCGATCCAGGTGCTTATGGCGATCGCCACCCTAATGCTAGCGACATCTTACTGCTAATAGAAATCGCTCATACTACTTTAAACATCGATCGCCAAGAAAAAGCACCTATTTATGCCAGAGCAAATATTTCCGAATATTGGATTTTAGATATTAGCAATCGCCGCGTTTATATTTTCCGTAACCCCACCGAATCTGGCTATCAAGAAGAATTTATTTTTAATGTAGATGCTGCGATCGCACCATTAGCTTTTCCCGAAATACAAATACCATTTTCTGAACTATTTATGCCTTAAATTTGCTTATTTAGGTACGTTCTTGCGCTAAAGCGCGGCATCGCAACAACGTACCTAATAACTTAATTAAACTAGCCCCTGCCCATACCACAAGTAATATCATTTCCGGTAGCATCGGTTACATAAAAAATTCGTGTGATTATTCTTATCTGCGTTTATCTGCGTACCCTGCGGGAAGGCTAATGCCTCCGGCACGCTTCGCGAACGCCTACATCTGTCTTCATCTGCGGTAAAATTTTAACCAACGATGAAAACAGAAAATTTGACGATATCTAACCATACAACCGGAAACGATATAACCTATGATCGCAACCATTAAACCTAAACCAAACCTAGAGGAGTTCCTAAAACTTCCAGAAACTAAACCTGCATCAGAATTTATCAATGAAGAAATCATTCAGAAACCTATGCCACAAGGTGAACACAGCCGATTACAGGCTAAACTTTGTACTGTCATCAACCAGATAACAGAAACACAAAAAATTGCTTACGCTTTCCCAGA
Proteins encoded in this window:
- a CDS encoding S1 RNA-binding domain-containing protein is translated as MKPNSTPSQANNTSFSMDDFAKALEKQDFNFEKGQVVRGKAFEYTNDGAYIDIGAKSSAFLPIQEVTLKEVDDLSALLPLGEEQDFLIIREQDADGQVTVSLKELEIKQTWDKLAEMQENTQSVQVKVIGVNKGGVTVDVRGLRGFIPRSHLIEKDNMPELIGQALTTSFLELDRTRDKLVLSQRLASQSARFSEMELGQLVEGKISSIKPFGLFVDMGGTTGLLHIKQISQTYIESLPNFFQVGQPIKAMIVDLDEGRSRISLSTRVLENHPGEMLENMAEVMASAEARAQRASKNQTKG
- a CDS encoding M10 family metallopeptidase yields the protein MFPPVVLPLNIEEIYDDSFYRASNPGLANLNDRDLLRHFLTTGVSQGLRASPFFDLSFYRNSNPELKNLDNQQLINQFLSAGVAENRRFSPLIDLDFYQQNNPDLAGLDRAQLFEHLKKSGLAEGRSFSLIIDLNSYRASNPNFAGLSNEQLFEQFQLSGGFVQSPVTQFLDVGFYREANPDLAQAGLVTDAQLLDHFQSVGLKEGRSFSPFLDLDFYRARNSDLAQLSNRQLAEQLITSGLDEGRPLSPFFDLNYYRASNSGLGELSNRALWENLQNVGVPQALPFSRFFDLNTYRNSNPDLASLNNEQLFEHFQNFGVNEGRTFSQVIDLNFYRNSNQNLSGLSNRDLFDLLVTTGLGGGGGTAVTQFFDPDFYRRNNPDLAVAGIVTDTQLLEHFQNFGLDNDGRKFSPYLDLEYYIANNPDLVVSGVDTRREAFNHFQQFGLDDGRRFSQFFDVNYYLDNNRRDNRTLREAGVTPRQAFADFQNTGLEQGLRPSLLFDPDYYRFNNPDLDLSQGTRLSNKQLFEHFQLSGLREGRRSSVFFDPDAIAALIRADVQAGSADPSQVFIPSVKWNIPANGTLSYSFVTTASAFLYEGRETGVNELTPEIKQNIRNILAQYSQIIPVNFVEVPDRPPNIGQLRFMFSNADRTGQSDPAGYAYYPSDPGNDVVPYPSRSVGGDVHLRLNPNINFADAAGNAGYEFLVQKVGQALGLSTPLAPPLNFSPDRNNNTNSVMSSNQAGRFASTPMSYDVRALQFLYGASYFNNTDTTYRIDGSNILQKRTIWDSGGVDTLDFTGLGALPLRFNNFDYYFDMNEGGHNTTQIALNVTYSIPNPNSTTAAPLPDTVFRADDYSTIVAFGSQIENLLGSGGNDEILGNNLGNDIKGGEGDDRITGARGADTLTGGGGVDTFVFAAGDGSLNREGADIIIDFQDGVDRIGLALGLRFGSLSIAPGANVNDTSIRIASSGEYLAVLTGVPSTAITSADFTFV
- a CDS encoding M10 family metallopeptidase C-terminal domain-containing protein — encoded protein: MAQEDTRLTLEDIFDANYYRLNNPDLAQLSDDEALNHLLTYGFIEADRGFTSRLRFSPFVDFTYYRANNTDVSGLFRTQLLVNQFLNEGLFQGRTFSPVVDLDLYRSSNADLNNLDNNQLFRHLIEYGVYEGRRFSPLIDLNYYQQNNPDLVGFDNLQLLEHFLTAGIQDGRPFLPLFDVNFYRDNNPDLEDPTNGLRENPTDPPPTNRDYLEHFLNFGINDGRKFTPYFDINSYRESNPDLDVAGLTNQQLFNHFQSRGLDERRRFSPFFDANYYLANQPDLRAAGLTPRQAFDHFVNIGINEGRRPSLIFDPVYYLANNSDLARTGLTYRQALEHFETTGVNERRSASIFFVPRFIEPFILGTIPTQINRPQSQIPQFRWNVPPNGVLTYSFVTTASAGLYEGPESGVRELSPQIKNNIRNMLQQYDNVLPFELVEVSDRPPNFGQLRFMFSDGPIQQSLDGNVYAYAYYPGDPADINSAGNLAGDVHLTNNTSLVDFSGGPGSFGYEVILHEIGHALGLQHPFDDNPQVDDGEPVLPGGRDNNSNTVMTYNLFPGTYTGSPASTPMAYDIRALQLIYGASYFNDGDTVYRFDANNFIGLNESNGQNGIKQTIWDGGGIDTFDFSALQSTLFGYYFDMNEGGYNTTQLALNGATYQNSFGTFTTNSFGTTIGFGFELENLIGSQGDDEILGNNFSNNIAGAAGNDTITGAGGADVISGGSGSDIFIMAPSDGGPSPASADVITDFTDGQDLIGLSAGLRFDRITITPGTNPNDTFIRVASSGEYLAILAGVPSFAISNADFTLV
- a CDS encoding M10 family metallopeptidase, whose translation is MPTTAAVPLNTQEIYDENFYRAFNPDLANLNSRDLFQHFLNFGINQGRRFSPFFDVNFYKAANPEFVNSNLTPRQLFDNFLNQGLASGRQFSQFFDLDFYRASNPDLANLDNVDLFRHFRNFGVAEGFRSFSPVLDLNFYKNNNADLANLNYRQLFEQFQLNGLSQGREFSPYFDFDIYRSRNAENLLEENVTTNQQLLQNFLISGIDQGRDASLFFNISEYKNKNPDLLRLNNRELFEHFQTTGLPQGRPFSLYFDLSFYQNGNRDLGALNNKQLWEHFQDFGLKEGRPFSPFFDLEFYRSRNPDLGELNNRELAEQLITAGLDQGRPLSPFFDLNYYRASNPGLDTLENRESWLHLQNVGVPGGLALSPFFDLNLYRASNPDLASLDNEQLFEHFQNFGLNEGRTFSPVIDLNVYRNSNPDLTGLSNRDLFEILVTTGIGRGGGTAATQFFDPDFYRRNNPDLAVVGIVTDTQLLEHFQNLGLDNDGRKFSPYLDLEYYGDNNPDLLTAGVNTRRELYEHFQRYGLNEGRPFSQFFDVRYYLDNNPDLRQQGMNFRQAFAHFQNSGVNEGRRPSILFNPVYYLANNPDLAARGTTFKQAFEDFQLSGFQLARPASVLFNPNDIAPLVAPPNRDSDGPVAQWLQNAARWGDIPANGILTYSFVSTASAFLYEGQETGIREVSDAVKNNARDILRKYDEVMGINVIEVPDNPPNVGRIRIMLSDGPAAQNRAGYGYAPSDVAGSGIAGDVHLNSGVDFAQGPGSFNYETLLSIIGTALGLEFPDRQRDPIFFEPTLAVGKDNNTNTVMTRNISPNTYNGSFASTPMSYDIRALQYLYGAGYLNSTDTTYRFDFNNFIGLNQSGGRNGVKQTIFDSGGIDTFDFSALPSISFGYYFDMNEGGQNTTQLALNGATYSVPNPNSTSQTPLPPLALNTNSFGTTLAFGFELENLIGSQGNDEILGNNLSNNISGGGGDDRINSASGRDILNGGPGNDIFVVARGQGSLNPEMIDTITDFTDGQDRIGLALGLTFPEIRIVPGTNPNDTFIRLANTGEYLAVLTGVPSIAITSADFTSV